The following proteins are encoded in a genomic region of Sulfurimonas sp. HSL3-7:
- a CDS encoding ATP-binding protein, translating into MLDEKVPHLLRALPIFVAAKQHILQEWLVFEEPRIILERHNIETGDFINHFGGGVFDYFMDVIRGKKEIGDCPVMADLIEYLKDRDISADELFIICSHFRKAMIDFSYDSSLNSKTIFDEVSYLFDLNFSGVLKRYTGTIYQKEREIERNVKLLNEYKKAIDASAIVSKMDPNGRIIFVNDKFCALSGYSREELLDKEHNMILAAEEEHAFDKSFLKTIPAESVYNKSLKKQKRDGSFFYVDSTVVPISNTEGRVTEYIVIAYDVTTLIQARQEAVQAGLSKEYFLSNMSHEIRTPLNAILGFVSILQDEVGSSKHKKYLDIVLNSGENLLNIINDILDFSKLQSGEFMIEKSHFNLHEELSHTLELFVASANEKGVTMLSYLDPHIPYILEADPLRIKQIIANFISNAIKFTPPEGVVELEAFCEEDMLRISIKDTGIGIDAEDQSRIFEAFTQAKNRGGNVHGGTGLGLAICKKLAQHMGGDVHVESVVGKGSVFTLEIPVRSNEKTTLEMFNVQPFKKLTLALLRQNGTLSNTLESLQRYLKIFELDVILVDTLSDDLYDILFFSDAQINEIMRSQIVKKKLPAIAIMEYFDNRYEEVENITPLYFPLYCSKLYHTFLDALRLSEENDGALLASPSKKRCFKGNVLVAEDNSANQELIKIILESYGLHYVIASDGLEAVNRYKSGDFDLLLMDEQMPKKSGSKAAEEIRAFEKSGGKEPTPIIALTANVLKGEKEKSAKKGFDAFLGKPIVLKEIEAVLSRFLEEVVDESAALKSCKRDNGTTLQGLCITSLAEELMLEEEQVIRLMQIYSKKMEESLEELKEAIGQRDYKVIAHLAHSIKGSSSNFRIEPIVDLAYRLEKASSAKSSEFEFENVYDAIVEAFTSITVSA; encoded by the coding sequence TTGCGGCCAAACAGCATATTCTGCAAGAGTGGCTGGTCTTTGAAGAACCTCGCATTATCCTCGAGAGACACAATATCGAGACCGGCGACTTTATCAACCATTTCGGCGGCGGGGTATTTGACTATTTTATGGATGTTATCCGCGGTAAAAAAGAGATCGGGGATTGCCCTGTTATGGCGGATTTGATCGAGTATCTTAAAGACCGTGACATCTCGGCGGATGAACTTTTTATTATCTGCAGCCACTTCCGAAAAGCGATGATCGATTTTTCGTATGACTCTTCACTCAACTCCAAAACGATCTTCGACGAGGTCTCCTATCTTTTTGATCTCAACTTCTCGGGCGTGCTCAAGCGCTATACCGGTACGATCTACCAGAAAGAGCGTGAAATCGAACGCAATGTCAAGCTTCTGAATGAGTATAAAAAAGCGATCGATGCCAGTGCCATTGTTTCGAAAATGGATCCCAACGGCAGGATCATCTTTGTCAATGACAAGTTCTGTGCCTTAAGCGGTTACAGCCGTGAAGAGCTGCTGGACAAAGAACATAATATGATCCTGGCCGCTGAGGAGGAACACGCTTTTGATAAAAGCTTTTTGAAGACGATCCCGGCAGAAAGCGTCTACAACAAGAGTCTGAAAAAGCAGAAGCGAGACGGCAGTTTTTTTTATGTCGACAGCACGGTCGTTCCCATCAGCAATACAGAAGGGAGGGTCACGGAGTATATTGTGATCGCCTATGACGTCACGACGCTGATACAGGCCAGGCAGGAAGCGGTTCAGGCGGGGCTCTCAAAAGAGTACTTTCTTTCCAACATGTCGCATGAGATCCGCACACCGCTGAACGCCATTTTGGGCTTCGTCAGTATTCTTCAGGATGAGGTGGGAAGTTCCAAACACAAGAAGTATCTCGATATTGTCCTCAACAGCGGGGAGAACCTGCTTAATATCATTAATGACATCCTGGACTTTTCAAAACTTCAAAGCGGCGAGTTTATGATCGAAAAGAGTCATTTCAACCTGCATGAAGAGTTGAGCCACACCCTGGAGCTGTTTGTTGCGAGCGCCAATGAGAAAGGGGTCACGATGCTCTCTTATCTCGATCCGCACATTCCCTACATACTGGAGGCCGATCCGCTGCGCATCAAGCAGATCATTGCCAACTTTATCAGCAATGCGATCAAGTTTACGCCGCCTGAAGGAGTTGTGGAACTTGAGGCTTTCTGTGAAGAGGACATGTTGCGTATCAGTATCAAAGACACGGGGATAGGTATCGATGCAGAGGACCAGTCAAGGATCTTTGAGGCGTTTACCCAGGCGAAGAACAGAGGCGGTAATGTTCACGGCGGTACCGGCCTGGGTCTAGCTATCTGCAAGAAACTGGCACAGCATATGGGCGGGGATGTCCATGTCGAATCGGTAGTAGGCAAGGGGAGTGTCTTTACCCTGGAGATCCCGGTCCGTTCAAATGAAAAAACGACGTTGGAGATGTTCAATGTGCAGCCGTTCAAGAAGCTGACTCTGGCGCTTCTCCGTCAAAACGGCACACTCTCCAACACCCTGGAATCGCTGCAGCGCTATCTCAAGATCTTTGAACTCGATGTGATCCTGGTGGATACGTTGAGCGATGATCTCTATGACATTCTTTTCTTTTCCGATGCCCAGATAAATGAGATTATGCGTTCACAAATAGTCAAGAAGAAGCTTCCGGCCATAGCGATCATGGAGTATTTTGACAACCGCTATGAGGAGGTGGAGAATATCACGCCGCTTTACTTCCCGCTCTACTGTTCAAAGCTCTATCACACCTTTTTGGACGCGCTCCGCCTATCTGAGGAGAACGATGGGGCACTGTTGGCAAGTCCGTCTAAAAAACGCTGTTTCAAAGGCAATGTTCTGGTGGCAGAAGACAACAGTGCCAATCAGGAGCTGATCAAGATTATTTTGGAGAGTTATGGTCTGCACTACGTCATCGCTTCCGATGGGCTGGAAGCGGTGAATCGCTATAAGTCAGGCGATTTTGACCTGCTTCTGATGGATGAACAGATGCCTAAAAAGAGCGGGAGTAAGGCAGCCGAGGAAATCCGGGCATTTGAGAAGAGCGGCGGCAAAGAGCCTACGCCGATCATCGCCTTGACTGCGAATGTCCTTAAAGGTGAGAAAGAGAAGAGCGCCAAGAAAGGGTTTGATGCCTTCTTGGGCAAACCGATCGTCCTCAAAGAGATCGAAGCTGTTCTGAGCCGTTTTCTGGAGGAGGTTGTCGACGAGAGTGCTGCGCTAAAGAGCTGTAAAAGGGATAACGGCACTACGCTTCAAGGGTTGTGCATTACGTCATTGGCTGAAGAGCTGATGCTTGAGGAAGAACAGGTCATACGTCTCATGCAGATCTACAGTAAAAAGATGGAAGAGAGTCTCGAAGAGCTTAAAGAGGCTATAGGACAGAGAGACTATAAGGTGATCGCTCATCTGGCGCACTCGATCAAAGGCTCAAGCAGTAATTTCAGGATCGAGCCGATCGTTGATCTGGCCTATAGGCTTGAAAAAGCCTCTTCTGCCAAATCAAGCGAATTTGAGTTTGAAAATGTTTATGATGCAATCGTAGAGGCGTTTACCTCTATTACTGTCAGCGCGTAG
- a CDS encoding response regulator, giving the protein MSQKILIVEDDEVTALNLKMSLEKQGYAVVSIADTAIQARNKIKIYEPDLILLDISLQEVDDGIELAHYIHDKYALPFIFLTSHFENEIISKAKTTEPYGYIVKPFDPQSLHGTIQMALYKYEEEKKRDENLNALKSDKDHLEKLLFAKKISDKPIIPFGDGYHLDIDLDKVFYKGKMLKLTKKENTFIRLLVAQLGVIVSFEQAVNYVWEDEGATENNVRTLVWRLRKLLPTPIIKNASGIGYYIEI; this is encoded by the coding sequence ATGAGTCAAAAGATATTGATCGTCGAAGACGATGAAGTCACCGCTTTAAACCTCAAGATGTCGCTTGAAAAACAGGGGTATGCCGTCGTTTCCATTGCCGACACAGCAATCCAGGCACGTAACAAAATCAAGATCTACGAACCGGATCTCATCTTGCTCGACATCTCACTTCAAGAGGTCGATGACGGCATCGAGCTTGCCCACTACATCCATGATAAATATGCTCTCCCCTTTATCTTCCTGACCTCGCATTTTGAAAATGAGATCATCTCCAAGGCCAAGACAACGGAGCCCTACGGCTATATCGTCAAACCCTTCGATCCGCAATCGCTGCACGGGACTATTCAGATGGCACTCTACAAGTATGAGGAGGAGAAGAAACGAGACGAGAACCTGAATGCGCTAAAATCCGACAAAGATCACCTTGAGAAGCTTCTCTTTGCCAAAAAGATCTCCGACAAACCGATCATCCCTTTTGGTGACGGCTACCATCTCGACATCGATCTGGACAAGGTCTTCTACAAGGGTAAAATGCTCAAGCTCACCAAAAAAGAGAACACCTTCATACGCCTTCTTGTCGCGCAGCTCGGTGTCATCGTCAGTTTCGAACAGGCAGTGAATTATGTCTGGGAAGACGAAGGGGCTACTGAAAACAACGTCCGTACTCTTGTCTGGCGTCTTCGTAAACTGCTGCCGACGCCGATCATCAAGAATGCTTCAGGTATCGGCTACTACATCGAGATATAA